The genomic window AGCGACCGGGTCAGTAGTTATGAATTGAGAGTTCCGTTTCGCGAGATATCGCTGACGCCGTCACGAGGCGCGGACGGCAGAATTGAAGAAAATCCGCCCGTACGGGTCTATGACACAAGCGGGCCGTGGACCGACACCGAACAACAACACGACGTTCGCGAAGGCTTGCCCGCACTTCGCCGGCAATGGATCGATGCACGCGGCGATACGGAAGAGTACGCGGGCCGCGAGATTCTGCCGCAGGACAACGGCTATCTGACCAAAGGCGCCGAAGAGATCGCACGTGTGAAGGATCGCGGGACGCTGGAAGAATTTCCGGGCCTAAAACGCGCACCGCTGCGCGCCCGCACGGGCCATTGCGTGACGCAAATGCACTACGCCCGCCGCGGCATCATCACGCCCGAGATGGAATACGTCGCGATCCGCGAGAATCTCGGACGGAATGCGGACACTCTTGTCCGCACCGCGTCGCGAAGCGACCGGAGTTCCCTCGATCATCAGCATCGCGGCGAATCTTTTGGTGCGTCGATCCCCCAATACGTCACGCCCGAATTCGTCCGCGACGAGGTCGCACGCGGCCGAGCGATCATCCCTGCGAACATCAATCACCCGGAAAGCGAACCGATGATCATCGGCCGCAATTTCCTTGTAAAGATCAACGCCAACATCGGCAACTCGGCGATCGCTTCGTCGATCGAGGAAGAGGTCGAGAAGATGCGTTGGTCAACGCTCTGGGGAGCCGACACGGTGATGGACCTCTCGACGGGAAAGAACATCCACGCGACGCGCGAGTGGATCCTGCGCAATTCGCCCGTGCCGATCGGCACGGTTCCGATCTATCAGGCACTCGAAAAAGTGAACGGCAAGGCCGAAGATCTGACATGGGAGATCTTCCGCGACACGCTCATCGAACAGGCCGAGCAGGGCGTCGATTATTTTACGATCCACGCCGGCGTGCGCCTCGCTTATGTGCCGATGACCGCACGCCGTACGACCGGCATCGTCTCACGCGGCGGTTCAATTATGGCTAAATGGTGCCTCGCCCATCACGAAGAGAGCTTCCTTTACACGCACTTTCGCGAGATCTGCGAGATAATGCGCACCTACGATGTGAGCTTCTCGCTCGGCGACGGACTGCGGCCGGGCTCGATCGCCGACGCGAACGATGAGGCGCAGTTTGCCGAACTCGATACACTCGGCGAACTCACAAAGATCGCCTGGGAAATGGATTGTCAGACGATGATCGAGGGGCCGGGACACGTTCCGATGCACCTCATCAAAGAGAATATGGACAAGCAGCTCGAGGTCTGCGGCGAAGCTCCGTTCTACACGCTCGGGCCGCTGACGACCGACATCGCTCCCGGCTACGACCACATCACTTCAGGCATCGGAGCCGCGATGATCGGCTGGTTCGGAACCGCGATGCTCTGCTACGTTACGCCGAAAGAACACCTCGGCCTGCCGAACAAACAGGACGTGAAAGAAGGCGTCATCACATACAAACTCGCTGCACACGCTGCCGACCTCGCAAAGGGCCATCCCGGCGCTCAATATCGCGACAACGCTCTGTCAAAAGCGCGCTTTGAATTCCGCTGGGAAGATCAATTCAACCTGAGCCTGGATCCCGACAAGGCGCAACAATTCCACGACGAAACCCTGCCGCAGGAAGGCGCCAAGGTCGCGCATTTCTGCTCGATGTGCGGCCCGCACTTTTGCTCGATGAAAATCACCCAGGATGTACGCGATTACGCTGCCAGCCAAGGTGTTGCAGAAGCTGAAGCGTTGTCTGTGGGCATGGCGCAGAAATCGGCGGAGTTCAAGGAAAAGGGTGCGGAAATTTACAGCAAACTATAGGGCATCTCTAAAAAATCAGATTTTGTTACAATACATCGTTACTCACAAAAAATATTTCCTCACATATCAATCATATGCTGCGTCAATATTTTTTGTTCCCGCCTCGTCTTGTTTAAAAATCTGAATTTTTAGAGACACCCTATGATATTTTGATATTCTCATGGATCCTCTATTATTGTTAAAAGCGCTGATCCTCGGCGTGGTGGAAGGGCTTACCGAATTCTTGCCGGTTTCGTCGACCGGACACTTGATATTGTTCGGCGATTTGCTCGATTTTACCGGCGAACGTGCCAAGGTTTTTACCATTTCGATTCAGCTTGGCGCGATCCTGGCGGTTTGCTGGGAATATCGCAGCAAGATCGTTGAGGTGGTACGCGGCATTGGCACTAGCTTATCGGCTAACCGGTTTGTCCTCAATATCATGATCGCGTTTTTACCGGCTGCGATCCTGGGGCTGCTGTTCATCAAAACGATCAAATTCTACCTGTTTCACCCGATTCCGGTAGCAACTGCATTGATTGTCGGCGGGGTACTGATTTTATGGGCGGAACGCAGGAAGCATGTGATCGAGGTTGAGCAAGTCGACGACATGGATTGGAAGCACGCCTTGAAAGTCGGGTGCGCACAATGTCTGGCGTTGATTCCCGGCACGTCGCGCTCGGGCGCCACGATCATCGGCGGCTTGCTTTTTGGCTTGTCGCGCAAAGCGGCGGCGGAGTTTTCTTTTTTTCTTGCGATTCCGACCATGTTCGCTGCCACATTCTACGATTTGTTTAAAAATCGTGAATTGCTGGACGCAAACGATCTGGGTTTGATCGCGGCGGGTTTTGTCGCCGCATTTTTCAGCGCCTTGCTCGCCGTGCGTGGGCTGCTAAAGTTTGTCAGTAATCACGACTTCACGATTTTCGCCTGGTACCGGATCGTGTTTGGCCTGGTGATTTTAGTCACGGCTTATACCGGCGTGATCGGCTGGTCGGAGATGTGAACAAAAGCATTAACTCTTAAGGAAACACTGATTAATTGACTGCACGATTGATGTCTCTATCCGGCTTTGGGTACGTTTGACTGCCTAATAGGTTTTCAGTACAGTCGTTCATAGGAAAAAATGTTTTTCCTATAACATGGAGATAAAAATCATGAATATCAATAAATTACTTTTAGGCTTCTTTGTTTTTATCAGCGCAACGCTACCGGTTGCGGCACACCAAGCGAAATATGCCGCACCTTTGCTT from Chloracidobacterium sp. includes these protein-coding regions:
- the thiC gene encoding phosphomethylpyrimidine synthase ThiC; protein product: MSNKNIVAVNGAAAEEQTSDQVKLPASQKVYEGRVRTGSDSDRVSSYELRVPFREISLTPSRGADGRIEENPPVRVYDTSGPWTDTEQQHDVREGLPALRRQWIDARGDTEEYAGREILPQDNGYLTKGAEEIARVKDRGTLEEFPGLKRAPLRARTGHCVTQMHYARRGIITPEMEYVAIRENLGRNADTLVRTASRSDRSSLDHQHRGESFGASIPQYVTPEFVRDEVARGRAIIPANINHPESEPMIIGRNFLVKINANIGNSAIASSIEEEVEKMRWSTLWGADTVMDLSTGKNIHATREWILRNSPVPIGTVPIYQALEKVNGKAEDLTWEIFRDTLIEQAEQGVDYFTIHAGVRLAYVPMTARRTTGIVSRGGSIMAKWCLAHHEESFLYTHFREICEIMRTYDVSFSLGDGLRPGSIADANDEAQFAELDTLGELTKIAWEMDCQTMIEGPGHVPMHLIKENMDKQLEVCGEAPFYTLGPLTTDIAPGYDHITSGIGAAMIGWFGTAMLCYVTPKEHLGLPNKQDVKEGVITYKLAAHAADLAKGHPGAQYRDNALSKARFEFRWEDQFNLSLDPDKAQQFHDETLPQEGAKVAHFCSMCGPHFCSMKITQDVRDYAASQGVAEAEALSVGMAQKSAEFKEKGAEIYSKL
- a CDS encoding undecaprenyl-diphosphate phosphatase; protein product: MDPLLLLKALILGVVEGLTEFLPVSSTGHLILFGDLLDFTGERAKVFTISIQLGAILAVCWEYRSKIVEVVRGIGTSLSANRFVLNIMIAFLPAAILGLLFIKTIKFYLFHPIPVATALIVGGVLILWAERRKHVIEVEQVDDMDWKHALKVGCAQCLALIPGTSRSGATIIGGLLFGLSRKAAAEFSFFLAIPTMFAATFYDLFKNRELLDANDLGLIAAGFVAAFFSALLAVRGLLKFVSNHDFTIFAWYRIVFGLVILVTAYTGVIGWSEM